A region of Moorena producens PAL-8-15-08-1 DNA encodes the following proteins:
- a CDS encoding HNH endonuclease: MNRYKANELCDKAFPKVGYEQNQHVNVKGTKSPYDGDLVYWSKRNSRLYSDATSTALKRQNHSCGHCGLKFLEDESVHLHHTDGNHDNWNSKNLIAVHRSCHQEIHWSKPKGRSKD; this comes from the coding sequence GTGAACCGGTATAAAGCAAACGAACTATGTGATAAAGCATTCCCTAAGGTGGGATACGAACAAAATCAACACGTAAATGTAAAGGGGACCAAGTCACCATATGATGGCGACTTAGTTTACTGGAGTAAAAGGAATTCACGCCTATACTCCGATGCTACTTCAACAGCATTGAAAAGGCAAAACCATTCCTGTGGACATTGTGGATTGAAATTCTTAGAAGACGAATCTGTACACCTTCATCACACCGATGGAAACCACGACAATTGGAACTCTAAGAATTTAATAGCAGTTCATCGCAGCTGCCACCAAGAAATACACTGGAGCAAGCCAAAAGGCCGGTCAAAAGACTGA
- a CDS encoding NAD+ synthase — protein sequence MKIAIAQLNPTIGDITGNAQQILEVANTAASQDVRLLLTPELSLCGYPPRDLLLNPKFRESMTTQVQQLAQQLPLSIAVLVGTVTRNTKAELAGGKPLYNSIALLEGGKVRQIFHKRLLPTYDVFDENRYFEPGRESNSFTIDHQPSAITTENAHSPIKIGVTICEDLWNDEEFWGKRSYQVNPITDLVEQGVHLVVNLSASPYSAGKQKTREAMLRHSASRYHTPILYANQLGGNDDLIFDGCSVAFNQAGEMVCRARAFETDLVIVEYDRETNDLVTPPETTIQSPPSAAIAPAPASLDEEIWSALVLGVRDYTRKCGFKKVVIGLSGGIDSALVAAIATAALGPDNVLGILMPSPYSSDHSVKDALSLAQNLGIKTHTLAIGSLMEGFDQTLASLFAGTEFGVAEENIQSRIRGSLLMAIANKFGYLLLSTGNKSEMAVGYCTLYGDMNGGLAVIADVPKTRVYSLCRWLNSRAEQSQVNQKLQVSTVKVEASDSSSKLQADQLQPSNLTDSNAKGEQLLGQTEIIPANILIKPPSAELKPGQVDQDSLPSYDILDDILERLIHQHQAPAQIIDAGHQPEVVNKIIRLVARVEFKRRQAAPGLKVTDRAFGTGWRMPIASRWL from the coding sequence ATGAAGATTGCGATCGCTCAACTCAACCCCACCATTGGTGATATTACAGGCAACGCTCAACAGATTCTTGAAGTAGCCAACACTGCTGCGAGTCAGGATGTGCGTCTGTTGCTGACACCAGAATTATCCTTGTGTGGCTATCCACCACGAGATTTGCTGCTCAATCCCAAGTTTCGAGAATCGATGACTACACAAGTGCAACAACTAGCTCAGCAGCTACCATTGTCTATAGCTGTTTTGGTGGGGACAGTAACACGGAATACCAAAGCAGAGCTTGCTGGTGGCAAACCTTTATATAACAGCATTGCTCTACTAGAGGGGGGAAAAGTACGGCAGATTTTTCACAAGCGACTCTTGCCCACCTATGATGTTTTCGATGAAAACCGCTACTTTGAACCAGGACGGGAGAGTAATTCCTTCACCATTGATCACCAACCATCAGCAATCACAACTGAGAATGCCCACTCCCCAATTAAAATCGGTGTTACCATTTGCGAAGACTTGTGGAACGATGAAGAGTTTTGGGGCAAACGCAGCTATCAAGTCAATCCGATCACAGACTTAGTTGAACAGGGTGTACACCTAGTGGTCAACTTGTCCGCCTCACCCTATAGCGCGGGTAAACAGAAAACTCGGGAAGCCATGTTGCGCCATAGCGCTAGCCGTTACCATACACCTATCCTCTACGCCAATCAGCTAGGAGGCAATGATGACCTGATATTTGATGGGTGTAGTGTAGCATTTAATCAGGCTGGTGAGATGGTATGTCGCGCCCGTGCCTTTGAAACAGACTTAGTCATTGTGGAATATGACCGAGAAACAAACGATCTGGTCACCCCACCAGAAACAACTATACAGTCTCCACCATCGGCAGCAATAGCACCAGCCCCAGCCAGCCTAGACGAAGAAATTTGGTCAGCCTTAGTCCTAGGAGTCCGAGATTACACCCGTAAGTGTGGTTTTAAAAAAGTCGTAATTGGTTTGAGTGGTGGGATTGATTCTGCTCTTGTGGCTGCTATTGCCACCGCCGCCTTAGGACCAGACAATGTCTTGGGGATTCTCATGCCTTCTCCCTACAGTTCTGACCACTCCGTCAAAGATGCTCTGTCATTAGCACAAAACCTAGGTATTAAGACTCACACCCTAGCCATTGGTTCCTTGATGGAGGGGTTTGACCAAACCTTAGCCTCTCTATTTGCCGGGACAGAGTTTGGTGTGGCTGAAGAGAATATTCAATCCCGAATTCGGGGCAGCTTACTGATGGCGATCGCTAATAAATTTGGCTATCTCCTGCTCTCTACTGGCAACAAGTCAGAGATGGCAGTGGGTTACTGTACCCTCTATGGTGATATGAATGGTGGATTAGCTGTAATTGCCGATGTTCCCAAAACCCGGGTCTACTCCCTATGTCGGTGGCTAAATTCTAGGGCAGAGCAGTCCCAGGTTAATCAGAAGTTGCAGGTTAGTACGGTGAAGGTTGAAGCTTCAGACTCCTCTTCTAAGCTTCAAGCTGATCAGCTTCAACCTAGTAACCTAACCGACTCGAACGCCAAAGGCGAACAACTTTTAGGCCAAACAGAAATTATTCCTGCTAACATTCTAATTAAGCCCCCCAGCGCTGAATTAAAACCTGGTCAAGTAGACCAAGATTCCTTGCCATCTTACGATATCCTAGATGATATTCTGGAGCGACTGATCCACCAGCACCAAGCCCCGGCGCAAATTATTGATGCAGGTCATCAGCCCGAAGTGGTTAACAAAATCATCCGACTAGTCGCTCGTGTTGAATTTAAGCGCCGACAAGCTGCCCCAGGCTTAAAGGTTACTGACCGCGCCTTTGGTACTGGCTGGCGGATGCCAATTGCTAGTCGTTGGCTTTGA
- a CDS encoding response regulator produces MVQKILFIEDDDFNREVITEYLQLQGYDVCALPHGLTIKRELADFQPDLILLDLKLPEVDGFTLIEKLKKSQWATIPIVILSAYSFPADKKRALRLGARRYLVKPALLREIEQAIEEEITN; encoded by the coding sequence GTGGTTCAGAAAATCCTATTCATTGAGGATGACGATTTCAATCGAGAAGTTATCACTGAATACCTTCAGTTGCAAGGGTATGACGTTTGCGCTTTACCCCATGGGTTAACCATTAAACGAGAGCTCGCCGACTTTCAACCTGACTTGATTCTGCTGGATCTCAAATTACCAGAAGTTGATGGCTTTACCTTGATCGAAAAACTCAAGAAATCCCAATGGGCAACAATCCCTATAGTTATCCTTTCTGCATACTCCTTCCCAGCAGACAAAAAGCGAGCTCTAAGACTAGGGGCTCGTCGTTATCTAGTTAAACCAGCGCTTCTCAGAGAAATAGAACAAGCCATAGAGGAAGAAATAACCAATTGA
- a CDS encoding nicotinate-nucleotide adenylyltransferase, translated as MINIALFGTSADPPTCAHQAILQWLSHHYDQVVVWASDNPFKSHQTTLEQRSHMLKLLIEEIDPYQNPIRVSPDLSSPRTLETIALVKQRWGLQANLTLVIGTDLVRQMPRWYQIEQLLKQVQLLVIPRSGYGVDQDSLEKLKHLGAQLAIANITVPSVSSTAYRENGDTTALTPLVKDYIHQEQLYQ; from the coding sequence ATGATCAATATAGCCCTGTTTGGTACCAGTGCAGATCCCCCAACTTGTGCTCATCAAGCCATTCTCCAGTGGCTATCCCATCACTATGACCAAGTGGTGGTTTGGGCCTCAGATAATCCATTCAAGTCTCATCAGACCACCCTAGAACAACGTTCCCACATGCTCAAGTTACTGATTGAGGAGATTGACCCGTATCAAAATCCGATCCGTGTCAGCCCCGACTTGAGTAGCCCGAGAACCTTGGAAACCATAGCACTAGTTAAACAGCGCTGGGGATTACAGGCAAACTTGACTCTGGTGATTGGTACTGATTTAGTCCGTCAGATGCCCCGTTGGTATCAAATTGAACAATTGTTAAAACAAGTACAGTTGCTGGTGATACCTCGTTCAGGATATGGAGTAGATCAGGATAGTTTAGAAAAGTTGAAGCATCTAGGAGCACAATTAGCGATCGCTAATATTACGGTACCATCAGTTTCCTCTACAGCGTATCGTGAGAATGGTGATACAACAGCACTGACTCCTCTGGTTAAGGACTATATCCATCAAGAGCAGTTGTACCAATGA
- a CDS encoding mechanosensitive ion channel family protein, with product MNNIIIILAEVSLVIVVFYLVNWLVGILFKQLITVAWFQKVNSNARNLRRNLQALIVICCIALCLVIVGGNGWLIYRGKDLKEYTLGLVSNIPKGFWITLGTGLGKCICLLMLVAFAMKPLQRLLNYGCVRAKKLEQITASDESIEDFFSYLTKILTTGLWLLSVIWCIQFLKVPESTTKYLYVPLNIYLIIGIGLLILRSVVIIIDSIDTLILEYSSPENSLRLYNNIRHLIPFFKRCLEYVIYVSMATLVVEQIEIIANLATYGSKAVKIIGIISLSRGLIVIANLFLEEALLSSPKLTDVQRKKRLTIIPVLESLLKYLIYFGSGILILNTIEIDATPILAGAGIVGLAVGLGAQNLINDMVSGFFILFENYYLVGDYIQTGEAEGIVEAIELRTTRIRHFNGQMHIIRNGDIGSITNYSKDYIYAVVEVGIEYDADLDHVYRVIEKVGHQLKEKYSEVLEPTKVDGIEEFGDFDLSIRTITKVKPGKHRLIKLVLRKMIKDFFDQEGIELNAQDPVFILKQ from the coding sequence GTGAACAACATAATTATTATCTTGGCTGAAGTCAGCCTGGTCATCGTAGTTTTCTATCTAGTCAACTGGCTGGTGGGCATACTATTCAAGCAACTGATCACAGTTGCTTGGTTCCAAAAGGTGAACAGCAATGCTAGAAACCTCCGCCGGAACCTCCAGGCGCTGATCGTTATCTGTTGTATAGCGCTATGCCTTGTAATTGTTGGTGGCAACGGTTGGCTGATCTATCGTGGGAAAGACCTCAAGGAATACACACTCGGGTTAGTCAGCAATATTCCCAAAGGATTCTGGATAACCCTTGGCACTGGGTTAGGCAAATGCATCTGCCTTCTGATGCTAGTTGCGTTCGCCATGAAACCCTTGCAGCGTTTGCTCAACTATGGCTGTGTTCGGGCAAAGAAACTAGAACAAATCACTGCTAGTGATGAAAGCATTGAGGATTTCTTTAGTTACTTAACCAAAATCCTCACCACTGGACTCTGGCTGCTGTCTGTCATCTGGTGCATCCAATTTCTGAAAGTGCCAGAATCCACAACTAAGTATCTGTACGTTCCTCTGAACATCTATCTGATTATTGGAATCGGGTTGCTGATTCTAAGATCGGTCGTCATCATTATCGATAGCATAGACACCCTGATTCTTGAATACTCTAGCCCTGAGAATAGCCTGCGATTATATAACAATATTAGGCATCTGATTCCTTTTTTTAAGCGGTGCCTAGAATATGTAATATATGTTAGCATGGCAACCCTTGTGGTTGAGCAGATCGAGATAATTGCTAACTTAGCCACCTATGGGTCAAAAGCTGTCAAAATTATCGGTATCATATCCCTGAGTCGTGGCTTGATCGTGATCGCCAATTTGTTCCTCGAAGAAGCACTGCTGAGCTCCCCGAAGCTGACTGATGTGCAGCGAAAGAAGCGGTTAACGATTATTCCGGTACTAGAGAGTTTACTGAAGTACTTGATTTACTTCGGTTCGGGTATATTGATCCTCAATACCATAGAAATTGATGCCACCCCAATCCTAGCGGGGGCTGGCATTGTGGGGCTAGCGGTCGGTCTGGGGGCGCAGAATCTCATTAACGATATGGTTAGTGGATTCTTTATCCTCTTTGAAAACTACTACCTGGTAGGTGACTATATCCAGACAGGGGAAGCCGAGGGCATTGTAGAGGCGATTGAACTGAGAACTACCCGTATTCGACACTTCAATGGTCAAATGCATATTATTCGGAACGGGGATATTGGCTCAATTACCAACTACTCCAAGGACTATATCTATGCTGTAGTGGAAGTTGGCATAGAATATGATGCTGACCTCGATCACGTGTACAGGGTGATCGAAAAGGTGGGACACCAGTTAAAAGAGAAGTATTCCGAGGTACTTGAACCGACCAAGGTGGATGGAATCGAGGAATTTGGGGATTTTGATCTGTCCATACGAACCATTACCAAAGTTAAACCAGGAAAGCACCGCCTGATTAAGCTAGTGCTTCGTAAAATGATCAAGGATTTCTTTGACCAGGAGGGAATTGAATTAAACGCTCAGGATCCGGTGTTTATTTTGAAACAATAG
- a CDS encoding ABC transporter substrate-binding protein, producing the protein MLKKAIVLVSIVLLACATVVAIDTFQGYQERITIAIAAPLSNASESAQRSGRAMVDGAQLYINQVNKAGGVKGKKFKLEVYDDQGNPDVAQQVAQKIAQSNAIAVIGHYSSGVSTAAGEVYQDHKIPAVTGSATADGVTQSNTWYFRTIFSNSAQGTFIANYIQKILGSSNISLVYSPSTYGLTLGKTVEETFRQLGGEVVSKWVLGDDIDQAIETIYQDLLALKNSGKDPGVIVMTANRNQVAGLIAKIKSSGMDFPIFGGDSLAEISLGQRFEDSPEETNEPGFFTNGIYAIAPIIFDISDDGGQQFRNDFEKKYKQAPGWVATCYYDAAKAIVEAIQRSDITWDDLPKDRLMLKESLATINSQETAFKGATRNIYFDYYGNAVAPVFVGTFDRRKFISAFSQLQIIRDLRAVANLEEQLDSGEIVKVGNNYMVKTHIVYTGMDINEISHIDEKTSSYVVDFFLWFRYQGDIIADQIEFTNYGIERLDSGEKLTLKEPIDTDLTDGINYKVYRVKGDFHEKFDFHDYPFDHQTLSARFRHLNLTRDKLIYVVDFVGMRDTTTEKVIKNWKRAKVFDKITDWSVENATFFQDTVINDSTLGNRRFIDTDLDIEYSRFNVVIKIKRDLVSFSIKNLLPLLFFVVVGYLFMFLPFDQISVEAVSGLLLAIVFYHLSLIEALPEGVGYVVALDYAFFIVYVLNGLQLLMVVIGNSERFQSGKIKISKLMEFGRVAFPVILVVYTSLLCWRYL; encoded by the coding sequence ATGCTAAAAAAAGCCATCGTATTAGTATCTATCGTACTGCTTGCCTGCGCTACAGTTGTAGCAATCGATACCTTCCAGGGATATCAAGAGAGGATAACCATTGCGATCGCAGCTCCGTTAAGCAATGCTAGTGAATCAGCACAACGCTCAGGCAGAGCAATGGTAGACGGTGCTCAACTTTACATTAATCAAGTTAACAAGGCTGGTGGTGTTAAGGGGAAAAAGTTTAAGCTAGAGGTTTATGATGACCAAGGCAATCCGGATGTGGCACAGCAGGTTGCTCAGAAGATTGCTCAATCAAATGCGATCGCAGTGATTGGTCATTACAGTAGTGGGGTATCTACGGCTGCTGGCGAAGTTTATCAAGACCATAAGATTCCTGCGGTGACCGGCTCAGCTACTGCTGATGGGGTCACCCAATCGAACACTTGGTATTTTCGCACCATTTTTTCTAACAGTGCTCAGGGTACTTTTATCGCCAATTATATCCAAAAAATTCTGGGATCTTCCAATATTAGCCTAGTTTACAGCCCCAGCACTTATGGCTTGACCTTAGGGAAGACTGTTGAAGAGACGTTTCGGCAGTTAGGGGGAGAAGTAGTCAGTAAGTGGGTATTAGGGGATGATATAGACCAAGCCATAGAAACGATTTATCAAGATTTATTGGCTTTAAAAAATAGCGGGAAAGACCCAGGAGTGATTGTGATGACAGCGAATCGCAATCAAGTGGCTGGATTAATTGCCAAAATCAAGAGTTCTGGGATGGATTTCCCCATTTTTGGCGGTGACTCTTTAGCGGAAATATCGCTGGGGCAACGGTTTGAAGACTCCCCAGAGGAGACGAATGAACCAGGCTTCTTTACCAATGGAATTTATGCCATTGCTCCGATTATTTTTGACATTTCTGATGATGGCGGTCAACAGTTCAGAAACGACTTTGAAAAGAAGTATAAACAAGCGCCGGGATGGGTTGCGACTTGCTATTATGATGCGGCAAAAGCCATTGTTGAGGCAATTCAACGCTCTGATATTACCTGGGACGATTTACCGAAAGACCGTTTAATGCTCAAAGAAAGCTTAGCAACTATTAATAGCCAGGAAACGGCATTCAAGGGGGCAACCAGAAATATTTATTTTGACTATTACGGCAATGCAGTAGCACCCGTTTTTGTGGGAACTTTTGATAGAAGAAAGTTTATTTCAGCCTTTAGCCAGCTGCAAATAATCCGGGACTTACGGGCTGTTGCTAATCTGGAAGAACAGCTCGACAGTGGTGAAATTGTAAAGGTTGGTAATAACTATATGGTAAAAACCCATATCGTTTACACCGGGATGGATATCAATGAAATTAGTCACATAGATGAGAAAACGTCATCTTATGTTGTTGATTTTTTCCTGTGGTTTAGGTACCAAGGCGATATTATAGCAGACCAAATCGAGTTTACAAATTATGGCATTGAGCGGCTAGATTCAGGAGAAAAATTGACCTTAAAGGAACCGATAGATACAGATTTAACGGATGGAATTAATTATAAAGTATACCGGGTGAAAGGCGATTTTCATGAAAAGTTTGATTTTCACGATTACCCGTTTGACCATCAGACTCTATCAGCCAGATTTCGACATCTTAACCTAACCCGGGACAAACTAATTTATGTAGTGGACTTCGTGGGAATGCGAGACACCACTACAGAAAAAGTTATCAAAAATTGGAAGAGAGCTAAAGTGTTTGATAAGATTACCGATTGGAGTGTTGAGAATGCTACTTTTTTCCAGGATACGGTGATTAACGATTCGACTTTGGGCAATCGACGATTTATCGATACAGACTTAGATATAGAATACTCCCGATTCAATGTGGTTATTAAAATCAAGCGGGATTTAGTCAGTTTCAGTATCAAGAATCTCTTGCCTCTACTGTTTTTTGTGGTGGTCGGATACCTGTTCATGTTTCTCCCCTTCGATCAGATATCCGTAGAAGCAGTGAGTGGCTTGCTACTAGCGATTGTCTTTTACCATCTGAGCTTGATAGAAGCACTACCGGAGGGGGTTGGCTATGTAGTGGCTCTCGACTATGCCTTTTTTATCGTTTATGTACTCAATGGCTTACAGTTGTTGATGGTGGTGATTGGGAATAGTGAGCGCTTTCAGTCTGGTAAAATCAAGATTAGCAAATTAATGGAGTTTGGAAGAGTGGCGTTTCCAGTGATTTTGGTAGTTTACACGTCTCTTCTGTGTTGGCGGTATTTGTAG
- a CDS encoding nicotinate phosphoribosyltransferase, with protein sequence MNDKHQELIPTPEDYSLLTDLYQLTMTACYSGEGLAQKPASFELFARRLPNGFGYLIAMGLAQVLDYLEQFRFSPQALDALQQTDIFQGAPEQFWSLLAEGSFTGDVWAVPEGTAIFANEPLLRVDAPLWQAQIVETYLLNTINYQTLIATKAARLRDVAGAEATLLEFGTRRAFSPQASLWAARAAIAGGLDGTSNVLAALKLGCQPKGTMAHALVMAITAVSGSEQDAFTAFYRYFPNAPLLIDTYDTVAAAKNLAKRIAAGEIQVTGVRLDSGDLVTLSQKVRSHLPNVSIFASGDLDEYEIARLKQAGACIDGYGLGTRLVTGNPVNGVYKLVEIDGIPTMKQSSSKVTYPGRKQIYRQFHQDTLIKDRLGLMAESCQDHEQPLLEQVIKQGQRLKPPESLDVIQKRTAYSVASLATSTRQLHQPTPLPVEISDPLQQLTIATSKG encoded by the coding sequence ATGAATGATAAACACCAGGAATTAATACCTACACCTGAGGACTATAGCTTATTAACTGACCTGTATCAGCTGACCATGACAGCCTGTTATAGTGGTGAAGGCTTAGCCCAAAAACCAGCCTCCTTTGAACTATTTGCGCGACGTTTACCTAATGGCTTTGGTTACTTGATTGCTATGGGACTCGCCCAGGTACTCGACTACCTGGAACAGTTTCGCTTTAGTCCCCAGGCACTAGACGCATTACAACAAACAGACATTTTTCAGGGAGCACCGGAACAGTTTTGGTCACTCTTAGCAGAAGGAAGCTTCACTGGTGATGTCTGGGCAGTGCCTGAGGGAACAGCAATATTTGCTAATGAACCGTTGTTGCGGGTGGATGCTCCTCTGTGGCAAGCACAGATAGTAGAAACTTACCTACTCAATACAATTAACTATCAGACCTTGATAGCCACTAAGGCAGCACGGCTAAGAGATGTGGCGGGGGCCGAGGCTACCTTACTAGAATTTGGCACTCGACGAGCCTTTAGTCCTCAGGCATCCTTGTGGGCAGCACGAGCAGCTATAGCAGGTGGGTTGGATGGCACATCTAATGTATTAGCAGCCCTGAAATTAGGATGTCAGCCTAAAGGAACCATGGCTCATGCTTTGGTCATGGCGATCACAGCAGTATCTGGAAGTGAGCAGGATGCTTTTACGGCCTTTTATCGCTATTTTCCCAATGCTCCCTTATTAATAGATACCTACGATACTGTAGCAGCCGCTAAGAATCTGGCTAAACGAATCGCAGCTGGAGAAATCCAAGTGACTGGAGTACGTTTGGATTCTGGGGATTTAGTCACCTTGTCCCAAAAAGTGCGATCGCATTTACCCAATGTCTCAATTTTTGCCAGTGGGGATTTAGACGAGTATGAAATAGCCAGACTCAAACAGGCTGGTGCTTGTATCGACGGTTATGGACTCGGAACTCGCCTAGTCACTGGAAACCCAGTCAATGGAGTCTACAAATTAGTAGAAATTGATGGCATTCCCACCATGAAACAGTCCAGTAGCAAAGTCACCTATCCAGGACGCAAGCAAATCTATCGCCAATTTCACCAAGATACACTTATCAAAGACCGGCTAGGATTGATGGCTGAATCCTGCCAAGATCATGAACAACCTCTGCTCGAACAAGTCATCAAACAAGGTCAACGACTAAAGCCACCAGAATCCTTAGACGTCATCCAAAAACGCACAGCTTACTCCGTTGCCAGTCTTGCCACGTCAACGCGACAACTTCATCAGCCAACCCCACTACCTGTAGAAATTTCTGATCCCCTACAACAGCTCACCATAGCTACCTCCAAAGGGTAA
- a CDS encoding glutathione S-transferase family protein has protein sequence MLQFYNNPMSNNARRVWIALLEKQIEFEPVEIKLDGDQFTPEFIEINPFHHVPVLIDDGFKVIESLAILDYLEAKYPTPALMPTDPQAIATVRMIELLNVNELAPAIVTFMRHNLEIEVEAKKLEQAQKQVATVMKFYSEKLGDKNYFVEGQFTVADIVAGLSVYFLSKIGVSLADYPSVQNWQTALQQRESWQQVQPTPEEFEMFKAKVKAILSR, from the coding sequence ATGTTACAGTTTTACAATAATCCTATGTCCAACAATGCCCGACGGGTATGGATTGCTTTATTAGAAAAACAGATTGAATTTGAGCCTGTTGAAATAAAATTAGATGGTGATCAATTTACGCCAGAATTTATTGAAATCAATCCTTTTCATCACGTTCCAGTCCTAATCGATGATGGATTTAAAGTGATAGAATCCTTAGCCATCTTAGATTATTTAGAAGCTAAATATCCAACTCCTGCTCTTATGCCCACTGACCCCCAAGCTATTGCTACAGTGAGGATGATAGAACTGCTCAACGTCAATGAGCTTGCTCCTGCTATCGTAACATTCATGCGCCATAATTTGGAGATTGAAGTAGAAGCCAAAAAATTAGAACAAGCTCAAAAACAAGTTGCCACAGTGATGAAATTTTATAGCGAAAAATTGGGCGATAAAAACTACTTTGTAGAAGGGCAATTTACGGTAGCCGATATTGTCGCCGGTTTGTCGGTATATTTTCTGAGCAAGATCGGCGTGTCTTTAGCTGACTATCCCTCAGTGCAAAATTGGCAAACAGCTTTACAGCAACGGGAAAGTTGGCAGCAAGTTCAACCAACACCAGAAGAGTTTGAAATGTTTAAAGCAAAGGTGAAAGCAATTTTGTCACGGTAA
- a CDS encoding diacylglycerol/polyprenol kinase family protein — protein sequence MFNSVPSIESIPTLWLQIALIAVGLGAIVLLAETLHQRTARDSEITRKIVHIGTGNVILVAWWLQIPGWVGILASVIAGAIALLSYYIPILPGINSVGRKSLGTFFYAVSIGVVIAWFWPLEQFQYAAIGILVMAWGDGLAGLIGQKFGQHPYQAWGMQKSWEGSGTMAATSYVVSSLILFAVQGNVWQTWLMSIAIAFFATVLEAFSKFGIDNLTVPIGSAAVGFFLGQILSLG from the coding sequence TTGTTTAATTCTGTACCCTCGATAGAATCAATTCCAACCCTATGGCTGCAAATTGCACTGATTGCTGTCGGTCTCGGTGCGATTGTACTGCTGGCGGAAACCCTACATCAGCGCACCGCCAGGGATTCAGAAATTACCCGTAAAATTGTTCACATTGGCACGGGTAACGTGATTTTAGTGGCTTGGTGGCTACAAATACCTGGCTGGGTAGGTATTTTGGCTTCAGTTATCGCTGGTGCGATCGCTCTTTTGTCCTATTACATTCCTATTTTGCCTGGTATTAACAGCGTTGGGCGCAAAAGCCTAGGCACTTTCTTCTATGCTGTCAGTATTGGTGTCGTGATTGCCTGGTTTTGGCCCTTAGAACAATTCCAGTATGCCGCTATTGGGATTTTAGTGATGGCATGGGGGGATGGACTGGCAGGACTGATTGGTCAGAAATTTGGCCAACATCCCTATCAGGCTTGGGGGATGCAAAAAAGCTGGGAAGGGTCTGGGACCATGGCGGCAACTAGCTATGTAGTAAGTAGCCTGATCCTTTTCGCTGTTCAAGGTAATGTCTGGCAAACCTGGTTGATGTCAATTGCGATCGCATTCTTTGCCACAGTATTAGAAGCCTTCTCCAAGTTCGGTATTGATAATCTCACAGTTCCTATCGGTAGTGCAGCAGTAGGGTTCTTTTTAGGTCAAATCCTCAGCTTGGGTTGA
- a CDS encoding M15 family metallopeptidase — MKPYQQIPIVECGEPLIPIPLEKFAARTPHPYQKLGAPYGKASPYYLRESVIEALFVAQSQLQQQHPGWRIQIFDGYRPLEVQQFMVDHTFAQVAQAQQLNPSTLLEQQQQAIWEQVYQFWAVPSSNPMTPPPHSTGAALDITLLDATGETIDMGSEIDEVSPRSHPNYYANQQDLPYHYNRQLLKNLMYSAGFRCHPREWWHFCLGDQMWAWLRNQEDASNTFMARYGAVECVSG; from the coding sequence ATGAAACCTTATCAGCAAATCCCAATTGTAGAGTGTGGAGAACCCCTCATCCCCATTCCCTTAGAAAAATTTGCCGCTCGTACCCCTCACCCCTACCAAAAACTGGGGGCACCTTATGGTAAGGCTTCCCCTTATTATCTGCGCGAGAGTGTGATAGAAGCACTCTTTGTGGCTCAAAGCCAACTCCAACAGCAGCATCCAGGTTGGCGCATCCAGATTTTTGATGGCTATCGACCGCTGGAAGTCCAACAATTCATGGTTGACCATACCTTTGCCCAAGTAGCTCAGGCGCAACAACTCAACCCAAGCACCCTATTGGAACAACAACAGCAAGCCATTTGGGAACAAGTTTATCAATTTTGGGCAGTACCGAGCTCTAACCCCATGACTCCACCCCCTCACAGTACAGGTGCTGCGTTAGATATTACCCTGCTGGATGCCACCGGTGAAACCATTGATATGGGCTCTGAGATTGATGAAGTCTCACCACGCTCCCATCCCAATTATTATGCCAATCAGCAAGACTTGCCTTATCACTACAATCGACAGCTGTTAAAAAATTTAATGTACTCGGCTGGGTTCCGGTGTCATCCTAGAGAGTGGTGGCATTTTTGCCTCGGAGACCAAATGTGGGCTTGGCTGCGCAATCAAGAGGATGCAAGCAATACCTTTATGGCACGATATGGTGCTGTTGAGTGCGTCAGTGGCTAA